One part of the Enterococcus sp. DIV1094 genome encodes these proteins:
- a CDS encoding glycoside hydrolase family 53 protein: MNKVKGWLVLVIGLLVSLASLIFGTNQGEAKELIRGADVSILADMEKSGASYYENGVKKDALQILKNNGVNYVRLRLWQNPHDEQGNSYGAGTNDLKTTIALSRRAKNLGLKVLLDFHYSDFWVDPGKQNVPKAWKEYNFEQLDTALYDYTKSVLTEMKNNGVYPDMIQIGNELNSGMLWPDGKSWGEGGGEFDRLATFLKSGIRGVRETQPVDTPIMLHLADGGDTDAFTWWFDEITKRGVDYDLIGLSYYPYWHGSMNALQTTMNMISARYDKEVNVVETAYGHTTANADNMPNAFGPEQEIAGGYAATPAGQREYLNDLVTRIQTVPNEKGNGFFYWEPLWYNGNVSWATAAGMNYLGVQSQTGNEWDNQAMFDFNGQALPSLKAFQEAGRQQNILKNPSFELNGFTNTPANWSVWRGNGAAIDTFKTETGGFSGTYKATFWDDQAYQMSMYQTVNGLSKGNYTLTAYTMAGGELSTSQLYIKNHGGKELNATISKSGEWTKVMIEDIPITSGTSEIGIYVNAKAQGWVSIDHITLAKNQ; encoded by the coding sequence ATGAACAAAGTTAAGGGTTGGCTTGTGTTGGTCATAGGGTTGCTTGTGTCATTAGCAAGTCTCATATTCGGAACAAATCAAGGGGAGGCGAAAGAATTGATTCGCGGAGCAGATGTTTCGATTTTAGCTGATATGGAAAAATCCGGAGCGTCTTATTACGAAAATGGTGTAAAAAAAGATGCCTTGCAAATTTTAAAAAATAATGGGGTCAATTATGTTCGTTTGCGATTATGGCAAAACCCACATGATGAGCAGGGAAATTCTTACGGTGCAGGCACAAATGACTTGAAAACAACGATTGCTTTGTCAAGACGCGCAAAAAATTTAGGGTTAAAAGTGTTACTTGATTTTCATTATAGTGATTTCTGGGTCGATCCAGGCAAACAAAATGTCCCTAAAGCGTGGAAAGAGTATAATTTTGAACAACTTGACACGGCCTTATATGATTATACGAAAAGTGTTTTGACGGAGATGAAAAACAACGGCGTATATCCTGACATGATCCAGATCGGAAATGAATTAAACAGTGGGATGCTTTGGCCTGATGGGAAATCATGGGGGGAAGGTGGAGGAGAGTTTGATCGTTTGGCGACTTTCTTGAAATCAGGGATTCGTGGAGTGAGGGAAACGCAACCTGTTGATACTCCAATCATGCTCCATTTAGCCGATGGTGGAGATACGGATGCCTTTACTTGGTGGTTTGATGAAATTACGAAACGCGGGGTAGATTACGATTTGATCGGTCTTTCCTATTACCCTTATTGGCATGGTTCAATGAATGCATTACAAACGACGATGAACATGATCAGTGCACGATATGATAAAGAAGTCAACGTGGTAGAGACTGCGTATGGACACACGACTGCCAATGCGGATAATATGCCAAATGCTTTTGGACCAGAACAAGAAATTGCAGGAGGTTATGCGGCAACACCAGCAGGTCAACGAGAATATTTAAATGATTTGGTGACACGCATTCAAACGGTGCCAAACGAAAAAGGAAATGGCTTTTTCTATTGGGAACCTTTATGGTATAACGGCAATGTCTCTTGGGCAACAGCTGCTGGAATGAACTATTTGGGTGTACAATCTCAAACAGGCAATGAGTGGGACAACCAGGCGATGTTTGATTTCAATGGACAAGCACTTCCTAGCTTAAAGGCGTTTCAAGAAGCAGGAAGACAGCAAAATATTCTCAAAAATCCAAGTTTTGAACTTAATGGCTTCACGAATACACCGGCGAACTGGTCTGTGTGGCGAGGTAATGGTGCAGCAATCGATACGTTTAAAACTGAAACTGGTGGTTTTTCCGGAACGTACAAAGCAACATTTTGGGATGACCAAGCGTATCAAATGTCGATGTATCAAACGGTTAATGGATTAAGCAAGGGAAACTATACATTAACTGCTTATACGATGGCAGGTGGAGAGTTGAGCACTAGTCAGTTGTATATCAAAAATCATGGTGGTAAAGAGCTGAATGCTACGATCAGTAAAAGTGGCGAATGGACAAAGGTGATGATCGAAGATATTCCAATTACTTCTGGTACGAGTGAAATTGGCATTTATGTCAATGCCAAAGCGCAAGGATGGGTATCGATTGATCATATAACATTAGCTAAAAATCAATAA
- the lacG gene encoding 6-phospho-beta-galactosidase: MLKLPKDFIFGGATAAYQVEGATKEGGKGEVAWDEFLERQGRFSPDPASDFYHQYEKDIELCEKFGVNGLRLSIAWSRIFPEGTGKANEEGVAFYHKVFASCEKHGVVPFVTLHHFDTPKVLFDQGDFLNRNNVEAFVEYAKFCFEEFKEVRYWSTFNEIYPVATNQYLLGIFPPGITYDFTKIIACLHNMMYAHARVVNLFKDNGYEGEIGVVHSLETKYPASESEEDQHAAFLDDALSIRFLLDATYLGYYSKETLSALVEICEANGASFDFPEEDLIEMKRASDRNDYLGINHYQCHFVKAYHGENAIHHNGTGDKGTSVYKVKGIGERIYKEGIPRTDWDWLIYPEGLYDLLLRIKKDYPHYNKIYITENGMGFKDQFDDGVIMDQPRIDYLKVYLESLSQAISDGVNVKGYFLWSLMDLFSWSNGYNKRYGLFYVDFETQKRYPKESAYWYKFVSETKTII; this comes from the coding sequence ATGCTAAAATTACCGAAAGATTTCATCTTTGGCGGTGCAACAGCGGCATATCAAGTAGAAGGTGCAACGAAGGAAGGCGGAAAAGGTGAAGTTGCGTGGGATGAATTTTTAGAGAGGCAAGGAAGATTCAGTCCAGATCCAGCAAGTGATTTTTATCATCAATATGAAAAAGATATTGAATTATGTGAGAAGTTTGGGGTGAACGGGTTACGCTTATCGATTGCCTGGAGTCGTATCTTTCCAGAAGGTACTGGTAAAGCCAATGAAGAAGGTGTTGCTTTTTACCATAAAGTTTTTGCTTCATGCGAGAAACATGGTGTAGTGCCTTTTGTGACACTCCATCATTTTGACACACCAAAAGTTTTATTCGATCAAGGAGATTTTTTGAACCGAAATAATGTAGAAGCGTTTGTTGAATATGCTAAATTTTGTTTTGAGGAATTTAAAGAAGTTCGGTATTGGAGTACTTTCAATGAAATTTATCCGGTAGCAACGAATCAGTATCTACTAGGAATATTCCCTCCCGGTATTACCTATGATTTTACAAAGATCATTGCTTGCCTACACAATATGATGTATGCGCACGCAAGAGTAGTGAATTTGTTCAAAGACAATGGGTATGAGGGGGAAATCGGTGTTGTTCATTCCTTAGAAACTAAATATCCAGCATCTGAATCTGAGGAAGATCAACATGCAGCTTTTTTAGATGATGCATTATCGATTCGTTTTCTATTAGATGCCACTTATTTAGGCTATTATTCAAAAGAAACACTTTCGGCACTTGTTGAGATTTGTGAAGCAAATGGAGCAAGCTTTGACTTTCCTGAAGAAGACTTGATAGAAATGAAACGTGCATCCGATCGCAATGATTATTTAGGGATAAATCATTACCAGTGTCACTTTGTCAAAGCGTATCATGGAGAAAATGCGATTCATCATAACGGGACTGGAGACAAAGGAACTTCAGTTTATAAAGTCAAAGGTATTGGTGAACGGATTTATAAAGAAGGGATTCCAAGAACTGATTGGGATTGGTTGATCTATCCTGAAGGGCTATATGATTTATTGCTACGGATCAAGAAAGATTATCCCCACTACAATAAAATTTATATTACTGAAAATGGGATGGGGTTCAAAGACCAATTCGATGACGGCGTGATCATGGACCAACCACGGATCGACTATTTAAAAGTCTACTTAGAATCGTTGAGTCAAGCAATTTCTGATGGTGTCAATGTGAAGGGATATTTTTTATGGTCACTAATGGATTTATTTTCTTGGTCAAATGGCTATAACAAACGCTATGGGCTATTCTATGTCGATTTTGAAACGCAAAAACGCTACCCGAAAGAATCAGCCTATTGGTATAAATTTGTGAGTGAAACAAAGACAATCATTTAA
- a CDS encoding DeoR/GlpR family DNA-binding transcription regulator yields MLKRERLLMISEMVNKKGILTVNEIIEQLNVSDMTVRRDLDELEKSGKLLRIHGGAQSLTYTLDQELSHTEKSVMQIKEKQQIAVSAAQLIDEGDTIFLGPGTTIELLASHLIHRKLRIITNNYAVFEVLAQAEVPEILLVGGDFRKNTGAFVGPITNDTLRKLKFTKSFISANGVHNEAISTYSTEEGEAQQIALNHSKNKFLLVDHQKFNRDDFYIFYKLHDFNLLITDTNIKEHVKEHYSQYVQIKISETLENEV; encoded by the coding sequence ATGCTAAAAAGAGAGCGCTTACTGATGATTAGTGAAATGGTCAATAAAAAAGGAATACTGACAGTCAATGAAATCATCGAACAATTAAATGTCTCTGATATGACTGTTCGTCGGGACTTAGATGAATTAGAAAAATCAGGAAAACTGCTTCGTATCCATGGAGGTGCGCAAAGCCTAACATATACACTTGATCAAGAATTGTCACATACAGAAAAATCAGTCATGCAAATCAAAGAGAAGCAACAAATTGCCGTGAGTGCTGCTCAACTGATCGACGAAGGAGACACAATTTTTTTAGGCCCAGGAACTACGATCGAGTTATTAGCATCTCACTTGATCCATCGTAAACTGCGGATCATTACGAACAATTACGCCGTTTTTGAAGTTCTTGCTCAAGCAGAAGTACCTGAAATTTTGTTGGTCGGAGGTGACTTCCGAAAAAATACCGGAGCCTTTGTTGGTCCGATCACCAACGACACTCTAAGAAAACTTAAATTTACTAAATCCTTTATCAGTGCAAATGGTGTCCATAATGAAGCTATTTCAACCTACAGTACTGAAGAAGGCGAAGCACAACAGATTGCCCTCAATCATTCGAAAAATAAATTTTTGTTAGTGGATCATCAAAAATTCAATCGTGATGATTTTTATATCTTTTATAAATTACATGATTTTAATTTACTGATTACTGACACTAATATCAAAGAACATGTGAAAGAGCACTATTCTCAATATGTTCAAATCAAAATCTCAGAAACACTAGAAAATGAAGTTTAG
- a CDS encoding PTS lactose/cellobiose transporter subunit IIA: protein MNKEELQMLGFEIVAYSGDARSTLLTLLREVRQGKFDRVEEALKDADENLTLAHNSQTKILAEEASGKDMDMGFIFIHGQDHLMTTLLLRDLIQDFIELYKTNNH, encoded by the coding sequence ATGAATAAAGAAGAGTTACAAATGTTAGGTTTTGAGATCGTGGCATACTCAGGAGATGCACGAAGTACATTATTAACATTATTAAGGGAAGTTCGTCAAGGCAAGTTTGATCGTGTAGAAGAAGCGCTGAAGGATGCAGATGAAAACTTGACGTTGGCGCACAATTCACAAACTAAAATCTTGGCTGAAGAAGCTTCGGGTAAAGACATGGATATGGGGTTTATTTTTATCCATGGACAAGATCACTTGATGACTACTCTATTGCTAAGAGATTTGATCCAAGATTTTATTGAGCTTTATAAAACAAATAATCACTAG